The Tepidibacter aestuarii genome contains a region encoding:
- a CDS encoding NAD(P)H-dependent flavin oxidoreductase: MKLPSLNIGDLIAKVPIIQGGMGVGVSGARLAASVANEGGIGVISGVQIGYKEDDFRVDNKAANIRALRREIKRAKNLSPNGIIGVNFLVAMENYKEMVKTAVEEKVNLIISGAGLPKSLPDLIKGSKTKIAPIVSSAKAATLISKLWDRKYNYVPDIVIVEGPKAGGHLGFSIDELESIENIDLIKIVNEVKESLKPFKEKYQKDIPVVVAGGIFDGDDIARYIKAGADGVQMGTRFVATDECEAHIDFKKAYINSKKDDIELIKSPVGMPGRAISNDFVKKTRIGNIPVGKCYKCISGCSPKEIPYCITEALVSAVNGDVENGLIFSGSNAYKLDKIVTVHDLMKELVEEASAKLNTI, from the coding sequence ATGAAATTACCATCTTTAAATATAGGAGATTTAATAGCTAAGGTTCCAATTATTCAAGGAGGAATGGGTGTTGGTGTATCGGGTGCTAGACTTGCAGCATCTGTTGCTAATGAAGGTGGAATTGGAGTTATATCAGGAGTACAAATAGGTTATAAAGAAGATGACTTTAGAGTTGATAACAAAGCAGCTAATATAAGAGCTTTAAGAAGAGAAATAAAAAGAGCAAAAAATTTAAGTCCTAATGGAATCATAGGAGTTAACTTCTTGGTGGCAATGGAAAATTATAAAGAAATGGTAAAGACTGCAGTTGAGGAAAAGGTAAACCTAATAATATCAGGAGCTGGTCTTCCTAAGTCATTGCCAGATCTTATAAAGGGATCAAAGACTAAAATTGCTCCGATAGTATCATCTGCAAAAGCAGCTACATTAATATCGAAGCTTTGGGATAGAAAATATAACTATGTTCCAGATATAGTCATAGTAGAAGGTCCTAAGGCTGGAGGACATTTAGGATTTTCTATAGATGAATTAGAATCAATTGAGAATATAGATTTGATTAAGATAGTAAATGAAGTTAAAGAAAGCTTAAAGCCTTTTAAAGAAAAATATCAAAAGGATATACCGGTTGTTGTAGCTGGAGGAATATTTGATGGTGATGATATAGCAAGATATATTAAAGCTGGTGCTGATGGGGTTCAAATGGGAACTAGATTTGTAGCTACTGATGAATGTGAAGCTCATATAGATTTTAAAAAAGCTTATATAAACTCTAAAAAAGATGATATTGAACTTATAAAAAGTCCTGTAGGTATGCCTGGAAGAGCTATTAGCAATGATTTTGTTAAAAAAACTAGAATTGGAAATATTCCAGTAGGAAAGTGTTATAAGTGTATATCTGGATGTAGTCCGAAAGAGATTCCGTATTGTATAACAGAGGCACTGGTTAGTGCTGTTAATGGAGATGTAGAAAATGGACTTATATTTAGTGGTAGTAATGCATACAAGCTAGATAAAATAGTTACTGTACATGATTTAATGAAGGAACTTGTAGAAGAAGCTAGTGCAAAGCTTAATACTATATAA
- a CDS encoding amino acid ABC transporter ATP-binding protein: MIKINDLNKKFGNNHVLRGIDEHINQGEVVVVIGPSGSGKSTFLRCLNLLEHPTSGDIIFEGKSITCNTNNIDKQREKMGMVFQQFNLFPHMSVLDNITLAPKNLKRMSDEESKGIAIQLLKTVGLEDKAANYPKQLSGGQKQRIAIARALAMSPDVMLFDEPTSALDPEMVGEVLDVMKKLASKGMTMVVVTHEMGFAKEVGDRVIFMDGGKIIEQGSPKEIFENPQNERTKDFLSKVL, translated from the coding sequence GTGATTAAGATTAATGATTTAAATAAAAAATTTGGAAACAATCATGTTTTAAGGGGCATTGATGAACATATAAATCAAGGTGAAGTAGTAGTTGTTATAGGTCCTAGTGGCTCTGGTAAAAGTACATTTTTAAGATGTCTTAATTTACTTGAGCATCCTACAAGTGGAGATATAATATTTGAAGGAAAATCTATAACTTGTAATACTAATAATATAGACAAACAAAGAGAAAAGATGGGAATGGTATTTCAACAATTTAATTTATTCCCACATATGAGTGTGTTAGATAATATTACACTTGCACCTAAAAATCTTAAGCGTATGAGTGATGAAGAGAGCAAAGGAATAGCTATTCAGTTATTAAAAACAGTAGGGCTTGAAGATAAAGCAGCTAATTATCCTAAACAATTATCAGGAGGTCAAAAGCAAAGAATAGCAATAGCAAGAGCTCTTGCTATGTCACCTGATGTAATGTTATTTGATGAACCAACATCTGCACTTGACCCTGAGATGGTAGGTGAAGTTCTAGATGTTATGAAAAAGCTTGCATCAAAGGGTATGACTATGGTTGTAGTAACTCATGAAATGGGATTTGCAAAAGAAGTAGGAGATAGAGTTATCTTTATGGATGGTGGGAAAATAATAGAACAAGGAAGTCCTAAAGAAATATTTGAAAATCCTCAAAATGAAAGAACTAAGGATTTCTTAAGTAAAGTATTGTAG
- a CDS encoding amino acid ABC transporter permease, with the protein MDFSFLSKYYMFFLTGTKNTVLLSVCSVFIGVILGLFVSLMKLSKNKVLNIISSVYIEFLRGTPILVQIFIVYYGLPRLGLDMPPFVSGVIALSINSSAYVAEIVRTGIQAVDKGQMEAARSLGMSHNMAMRYIIIPQGLKNILPALGNEFIVLIKESSIVMVVGIADVMYNTNIVRGNTYQPFEPLMIAALIYFVLTFTLSKFMNKIERGMAVSD; encoded by the coding sequence GTGGATTTTTCTTTCTTAAGTAAGTATTATATGTTCTTTTTAACTGGAACTAAAAACACAGTTTTACTTTCAGTATGTTCAGTATTTATAGGTGTAATACTAGGTCTTTTCGTATCTCTTATGAAATTATCTAAGAATAAGGTGTTAAATATAATATCTAGTGTATATATAGAATTTTTAAGAGGAACACCTATATTGGTTCAAATATTTATAGTTTATTATGGGCTTCCTAGATTAGGGTTAGATATGCCGCCTTTTGTATCTGGTGTAATAGCTTTATCGATTAATAGTTCTGCTTATGTAGCAGAGATAGTAAGAACGGGAATTCAGGCTGTTGATAAGGGACAAATGGAGGCTGCAAGATCATTAGGAATGAGTCATAATATGGCTATGAGATATATTATAATACCTCAAGGACTTAAAAATATATTACCTGCACTAGGCAATGAATTTATAGTTTTAATAAAAGAGTCTTCAATAGTCATGGTTGTTGGTATAGCGGATGTTATGTACAATACTAATATAGTAAGAGGTAATACGTATCAACCATTTGAGCCATTAATGATTGCTGCTCTTATATACTTTGTATTAACATTTACACTTTCTAAATTTATGAACAAAATTGAAAGGGGGATGGCTGTAAGTGATTAA
- a CDS encoding ABC transporter substrate-binding protein, translating into MFKKSINKMIVVFMVVCLGMVFTGCGKSEVSQYEKIKESGKIVLGTSADYPPYEFHKEVDGKDQIVGFDIEIAKAIADDMGVELEIKDMDFGGLLAALNTGTVDFVVAGMNPTSERKEKVDFTNIYYNATQAIVVKAENKDNIKSMDDLKGKKVGVQMSSIQEGIAKDEIEDAQIKSLTKIPDIILELKNDKIDAAIVELPVAKAYVDKNSDLGLADITIKDETGGSAIAIKKGNQEIVDQMNKTLDKLVKENKIEEFVVEATEMID; encoded by the coding sequence ATGTTTAAAAAGAGTATTAATAAGATGATTGTTGTATTTATGGTTGTATGTTTAGGAATGGTTTTTACAGGATGTGGTAAAAGTGAGGTTTCTCAATATGAAAAAATTAAAGAATCAGGAAAAATAGTACTTGGAACTAGTGCAGACTATCCACCATATGAATTTCACAAAGAAGTAGATGGAAAAGATCAGATAGTTGGATTTGATATTGAAATTGCTAAAGCAATAGCAGATGATATGGGAGTTGAACTTGAAATTAAGGATATGGATTTTGGGGGGTTACTTGCAGCTTTAAATACTGGAACTGTTGATTTTGTAGTAGCTGGTATGAACCCTACTAGTGAAAGAAAAGAAAAAGTAGATTTTACTAATATATATTACAATGCAACTCAAGCTATAGTTGTTAAGGCAGAAAACAAAGATAATATAAAATCTATGGATGATTTAAAAGGAAAAAAAGTAGGAGTGCAAATGTCATCTATTCAAGAAGGTATAGCTAAAGACGAAATAGAAGATGCTCAAATAAAATCTCTTACAAAAATACCTGATATTATTCTTGAACTTAAAAATGATAAGATAGATGCTGCAATAGTTGAATTACCAGTTGCAAAGGCTTATGTAGATAAAAATAGTGATCTTGGACTTGCAGATATAACAATTAAAGATGAAACTGGTGGATCTGCTATAGCTATCAAAAAAGGAAACCAAGAAATTGTAGATCAGATGAACAAGACATTAGATAAATTAGTTAAAGAAAATAAAATAGAAGAATTTGTAGTTGAAGCGACAGAGATGATTGATTAG
- a CDS encoding CBS domain-containing protein, which yields MNIAFFLTPKIEVAYLTPEATMRQALEKMEYHRYTAIPIIDDGRYVGTITEGDLLWKLKNTPDLNFKNTSKILLKDIPRKMDNKPVYINSNIEDLISLSINQNFVPVVDDQNIFIGIIKRSEIIDYCYKSLFDKKN from the coding sequence ATGAATATAGCTTTTTTTCTTACACCTAAAATAGAGGTAGCTTATTTAACACCAGAAGCGACAATGCGTCAAGCTTTAGAGAAAATGGAGTACCATAGATATACAGCTATTCCTATAATTGATGATGGAAGGTATGTAGGAACGATTACTGAAGGGGATTTACTTTGGAAGTTAAAGAATACACCTGATTTAAACTTTAAAAATACTAGTAAAATTTTATTAAAAGATATACCTAGAAAAATGGATAATAAGCCTGTTTATATTAATTCAAATATAGAAGATTTGATTTCTCTAAGTATAAATCAGAATTTTGTACCTGTGGTTGATGACCAAAATATTTTTATAGGTATAATAAAGAGAAGTGAAATCATAGATTATTGCTATAAATCATTATTTGACAAAAAAAATTAA
- a CDS encoding cold-shock protein: MNKGTVKWFNAEKGYGFLSIEGGEDVFVHFSAIEGDGYKTLEEGQQVEFEVVDGARGPQAANVNKL, encoded by the coding sequence ATGAACAAGGGAACTGTTAAGTGGTTTAATGCAGAAAAAGGTTATGGATTTTTATCTATCGAAGGTGGAGAAGATGTATTCGTACATTTTTCAGCTATAGAAGGAGATGGATATAAAACATTAGAAGAAGGACAACAAGTTGAGTTTGAAGTAGTTGATGGAGCTAGAGGACCTCAAGCTGCTAACGTTAATAAATTATAA
- a CDS encoding amidase domain-containing protein, translating to MFIIINKKKSFIGIICILTLAISLYSFEIKSKVIMAFTDQECMEILEEIFETRNKALLDADESKLNNLYDKSTKYGVWAYEHEMKKMKYLHIWSNKQGVTFKDIKTKLKINRIKPKEGGYLINFTASTEYKYEYDNAKNEINMFRIGTYHSLNTIKNEEGWCITKEWYTDPFADSLDLENIKFDDIKTHILEQGKRDSSNMNERRKKALEYADMFCGAASDEEYDFKYNRKYRNYNPLGGDCANFASQILHEGGSFRKTKAWNYDSKGATKAWVNAHAFKNYMIYSGRASLIAYGDYDKVYKASYKLEPGDFVAYEKKGKVTHISVVTGSDSKGYSLVNCHNTDRYRVPWDLGWSNKKIKFWLVRVHY from the coding sequence GTGTTTATTATAATAAATAAAAAGAAATCTTTTATAGGAATTATATGTATACTGACTTTAGCTATATCTTTATATTCATTCGAAATTAAATCCAAGGTTATAATGGCTTTTACTGATCAAGAATGTATGGAAATATTAGAAGAAATATTTGAAACAAGAAATAAGGCACTTCTAGATGCAGATGAGAGTAAATTAAATAATCTATATGATAAAAGCACTAAATATGGAGTATGGGCATATGAACATGAAATGAAAAAAATGAAGTACTTACATATCTGGTCAAATAAACAGGGGGTTACATTTAAAGATATAAAGACTAAACTGAAGATAAACAGAATAAAACCTAAGGAAGGAGGATATTTGATAAATTTTACTGCATCAACTGAATACAAATATGAATATGACAATGCTAAAAATGAAATTAACATGTTTAGAATAGGAACATATCACTCCTTAAATACTATCAAAAATGAAGAGGGATGGTGTATAACTAAAGAGTGGTATACAGATCCTTTTGCAGATTCTCTTGATTTAGAAAATATAAAATTTGATGATATCAAAACTCATATTTTAGAGCAAGGAAAAAGAGATAGTTCTAATATGAATGAAAGAAGAAAAAAAGCTTTAGAATATGCAGATATGTTTTGTGGTGCAGCATCAGATGAAGAGTATGATTTTAAGTACAATAGAAAATATAGAAACTATAATCCCTTAGGAGGAGATTGTGCAAATTTTGCATCTCAAATATTACATGAGGGAGGAAGTTTTAGAAAAACAAAAGCATGGAATTATGATTCCAAAGGAGCTACTAAAGCTTGGGTAAATGCACATGCATTTAAAAATTATATGATATATAGTGGAAGAGCATCTTTAATAGCATATGGAGATTATGACAAGGTTTATAAGGCATCTTATAAACTTGAACCGGGTGATTTTGTAGCTTATGAGAAAAAAGGAAAGGTAACTCATATTTCGGTTGTAACAGGATCTGATTCTAAGGGATATTCTCTTGTGAACTGCCACAATACTGATAGATATAGAGTACCTTGGGATCTTGGTTGGAGTAATAAAAAAATCAAATTTTGGCTTGTTAGGGTACATTATTGA
- a CDS encoding metal ABC transporter solute-binding protein, Zn/Mn family, protein MKSKVLIFFAVVLSIFIISVNKSKTIQTSNEVLRQEDKIKVYTTIYPMYEFAKNIGKDRIDLKMMVPNSTKPDKFELTEEIIEDLNKSDVLIYDGAEPWIDNIINSISNDKLIIVKACEGIKIIDDVKKDSNIWLNPLNVIGESNNIKNAFIKADTKNKKIYEKNYYSFKRELIKLDKLYSDEINSLNEKDILVSSNAFSYIANRYDLNQIDISDISKQDDLDKIINDNKIKYIFSENEIDENLKEISKKLQVNILPLNSIECLSNNTKLGYIDIMKKNLKQIKLGLKH, encoded by the coding sequence ATGAAGAGTAAGGTATTAATTTTTTTTGCTGTTGTTTTATCAATATTTATAATATCAGTTAATAAAAGTAAAACAATACAAACATCAAATGAGGTTTTAAGGCAGGAGGATAAGATTAAAGTTTACACTACAATTTATCCCATGTATGAATTTGCAAAAAATATAGGTAAAGATAGAATTGATTTAAAAATGATGGTTCCAAATTCAACAAAACCAGATAAATTTGAATTAACTGAAGAAATTATAGAAGATTTAAATAAAAGTGATGTATTAATATATGATGGAGCAGAGCCATGGATTGATAATATTATAAATTCTATTTCAAATGATAAATTAATAATTGTAAAAGCGTGCGAAGGTATAAAAATTATAGACGATGTGAAAAAAGATTCAAATATATGGTTAAATCCTTTAAATGTAATAGGAGAGTCAAATAATATAAAAAATGCCTTTATAAAAGCTGATACTAAAAATAAAAAAATTTATGAAAAAAATTACTATTCATTTAAACGAGAATTAATAAAATTAGATAAGTTATATTCTGATGAGATAAATAGTTTAAATGAAAAAGATATATTAGTTTCAAGTAATGCTTTTTCTTATATTGCAAATAGATATGACTTAAATCAAATAGATATTTCAGATATATCTAAACAAGATGATTTAGACAAAATTATAAATGATAATAAAATAAAATATATATTTTCAGAAAATGAAATAGATGAAAATTTAAAAGAAATATCAAAAAAACTTCAAGTTAATATTTTACCTTTAAATTCTATTGAATGTTTGAGTAATAATACAAAGTTAGGCTATATAGATATTATGAAAAAAAATTTAAAACAGATAAAGCTAGGATTAAAACATTAA